In one window of Armatimonadota bacterium DNA:
- a CDS encoding putative DNA modification/repair radical SAM protein: protein MDRLDKLTTLGSAARFDVCAASCGGRPRRTAPPPPTDPATRFIARAALPEGGSVALFKVLQTNACRHNCLYCANRAERGQRRTRFQPDELASLFVDFYNRGYVQGLFLSSGVEGSPARTMADMLTTAEIVRDKHGFRGYIHLKVLPGAPYDCVERATELANRVSVNMEAPTEARLTRIAPDKHMPGDVIQRMHWIRRAASAGDRLMSAGQTTQFIVGAGRETDREIVTSADALYRDVNLRRAYFSAFQPISETPLEEQPPAPQMREHRLYQVDWLLRRYAGLYALGDVVFDADGNLPLGLDPKLAIAFAQRETFPVEINRADYRDLLRVPGIGPKSAKAIVTERRSARFADIAELRRVGVVVRRASPFLLINGQAQGSFDAFLREQLGKPTADQQLSLPLPW from the coding sequence ATGGACAGGTTGGACAAACTGACGACACTCGGCTCGGCGGCCAGGTTCGACGTGTGCGCCGCGAGCTGCGGCGGCAGGCCGCGCCGAACGGCACCGCCCCCGCCGACCGACCCCGCCACGCGTTTCATCGCCCGCGCGGCCCTGCCGGAGGGCGGATCAGTCGCCCTGTTCAAGGTGCTTCAGACCAACGCGTGCCGTCACAACTGCCTGTACTGTGCCAACCGCGCGGAGCGCGGCCAGCGGCGCACCCGCTTTCAGCCCGACGAACTCGCATCGCTTTTCGTGGACTTCTATAACCGCGGCTACGTCCAGGGGTTGTTCCTGAGTTCCGGTGTGGAAGGAAGTCCGGCGCGCACAATGGCGGACATGCTGACGACCGCGGAGATCGTGCGCGACAAGCACGGGTTCAGGGGCTACATTCATCTCAAGGTGCTCCCCGGGGCGCCGTACGATTGCGTCGAACGCGCGACGGAGCTGGCGAATCGCGTCTCCGTCAACATGGAGGCCCCGACTGAGGCGCGGCTGACGCGTATCGCGCCCGACAAGCACATGCCCGGCGACGTCATTCAGCGCATGCACTGGATCAGGCGCGCCGCAAGCGCCGGCGACCGCCTCATGTCCGCCGGGCAGACGACCCAGTTCATTGTCGGCGCCGGGCGCGAGACCGACCGCGAAATCGTGACGAGTGCGGACGCGCTGTACCGTGACGTGAACCTGCGGCGGGCGTACTTCAGCGCGTTCCAGCCGATAAGCGAAACGCCGCTCGAGGAACAGCCTCCCGCGCCGCAGATGCGAGAGCATCGCCTGTACCAGGTGGACTGGCTGCTGCGCCGCTACGCGGGGCTGTACGCCCTCGGCGATGTCGTCTTCGACGCGGACGGGAACTTACCGCTCGGGCTCGACCCGAAGCTGGCAATCGCCTTCGCCCAGCGCGAGACGTTTCCGGTGGAGATCAACCGCGCGGATTACCGCGACCTGCTGCGCGTGCCCGGTATCGGGCCGAAGTCGGCGAAGGCCATTGTGACCGAACGGCGCAGCGCCCGCTTCGCCGACATCGCGGAACTACGGCGCGTCGGCGTGGTCGTGCGTCGCGCCTCGCCGTTTCTCCTCATCAACGGCCAGGCCCAGGGCAGCTTTGACGCCTTCCTCCGGGAGCAGTTGGGCAAACCAACTGCGGATCAGCAGCTCTCCCTGCCCTTACCCTGGTGA
- a CDS encoding subtilisin gives GATVSGHWSGATSDSDVGLTDAAGQVTLESNKVKAATSGTTFTFTVDTVALAGRTYDPASNVETSDSITVP, from the coding sequence GGCGCCACTGTCTCCGGGCACTGGAGCGGCGCGACCTCGGACAGCGATGTCGGCCTCACCGACGCCGCCGGTCAGGTAACGTTGGAGTCGAACAAGGTCAAGGCGGCGACAAGCGGAACAACGTTCACGTTCACAGTGGATACCGTCGCCCTTGCAGGGCGGACCTACGACCCGGCGTCGAACGTGGAAACGAGCGACTCCATCACGGTACCGTGA
- a CDS encoding TolC family protein encodes IQARNGLDLSRAALNNAMGVPQDREYDLATSFVKPLAEVDDLAALVAQAEQARPETRQVEAQIAAAGAAADLARSAKHPTLGVGWVYNRVLDMSAFQVSNWTLALQAAITIFDGKQTSAAVARARREQDSARALLEQLRQGIALEVRQAYLSLGSARERIAAAAKGVEQAEEAYRIATVRYDAGVSISVEVIDAEVALSSARNQYAHAVYDYNVGLAQLEYAVGATQPGEQQSAAAPILRMEQPAS; translated from the coding sequence CATCCAGGCGCGCAACGGCCTCGATCTCTCGCGCGCAGCACTCAACAACGCGATGGGCGTGCCGCAGGATCGCGAGTATGATCTGGCCACGTCGTTCGTCAAGCCGTTGGCGGAAGTCGATGACCTGGCGGCGCTGGTGGCGCAGGCCGAACAGGCGCGGCCCGAGACGCGCCAGGTGGAGGCGCAGATCGCGGCCGCGGGCGCGGCGGCCGACCTCGCGCGGAGCGCAAAGCACCCGACGCTCGGCGTGGGGTGGGTGTATAATCGTGTGCTCGATATGAGCGCGTTTCAGGTCAGCAACTGGACGCTCGCCCTGCAGGCGGCAATCACCATCTTCGATGGGAAGCAGACGAGCGCGGCGGTGGCGCGCGCCCGACGCGAGCAGGACAGCGCGCGCGCACTGCTGGAGCAACTGCGACAGGGCATCGCACTTGAGGTGCGCCAGGCATATCTCAGTCTCGGGTCCGCGCGCGAGCGCATCGCCGCCGCCGCGAAAGGGGTGGAGCAAGCCGAGGAGGCCTACCGCATTGCCACCGTGCGCTACGACGCCGGGGTCAGCATCAGCGTCGAGGTGATAGACGCGGAGGTCGCCCTCAGCAGCGCGCGCAATCAGTACGCGCACGCGGTATACGACTACAACGTCGGGCTCGCCCAACTCGAGTACGCTGTGGGTGCGACGCAGCCCGGCGAGCAGCAGTCCGCGGCCGCGCCGATTCTGCGCATGGAGCAACCTGCGTCATGA
- a CDS encoding aminotransferase class III-fold pyridoxal phosphate-dependent enzyme has protein sequence MSTTDRRDAPPSAAEVLEQYRDYYNPGWAALVKFMGFDTVEDSARGVVVRDRDGNEYIDCLGGFGALSLGHCHPKVVAAVREQLERMPLTSKILLSAPLAALCRRLADVTPGDLQYSFICNSGAEAVEGALKLARLATGRTGIVGALNGFHGKTFGALSASGRDIYRKPFEPLVPGFSHVPFGDADAMRRAVTPDTAAVILEPIQGEAGVIIPPDDYLPAVRDICDDAGALLILDEVQTGFGRTGALFACQHYDVVPDIMTLAKSLGGGVMPVGAFTARPHLWEAFRENPILHSTTFGGNPLACAAGCAAIDAVLEERLPERALELGAGALGRLADLRRRFPAAIAEVRGRGLLIGIEFAHEDIAGLVIAGLAQRRIIAAYTINNPRVIRLEPPLVIDAETLNRVIDSMSEAIEHAVGLLEDVPSGE, from the coding sequence ATGAGCACCACGGATCGTCGCGACGCTCCGCCGTCCGCGGCAGAGGTCTTAGAGCAGTACCGCGATTACTACAACCCTGGGTGGGCGGCGCTCGTCAAGTTCATGGGGTTCGACACGGTGGAGGATTCCGCGCGCGGCGTCGTTGTTCGCGACCGCGACGGCAACGAGTACATAGACTGCCTCGGGGGCTTCGGCGCGCTGTCCCTCGGGCACTGCCACCCGAAGGTGGTGGCCGCGGTGCGCGAGCAACTCGAGCGCATGCCGCTGACATCGAAGATACTGCTGAGCGCGCCGCTCGCCGCCCTGTGCCGGCGGCTGGCCGACGTGACACCGGGCGATCTCCAGTATTCGTTCATCTGCAATAGCGGCGCGGAGGCGGTGGAAGGCGCGCTCAAGCTGGCGCGCCTGGCGACGGGGCGCACGGGGATCGTCGGCGCTCTCAACGGCTTCCACGGCAAGACCTTCGGCGCCCTCAGCGCGTCGGGCAGGGATATCTATCGCAAGCCCTTCGAGCCGCTGGTGCCCGGCTTCTCGCACGTGCCCTTCGGCGACGCAGATGCTATGAGGCGGGCGGTTACGCCGGACACGGCGGCGGTGATCCTCGAACCCATCCAGGGCGAGGCCGGGGTCATCATACCTCCGGACGACTACCTGCCCGCGGTGCGGGACATCTGCGACGACGCCGGGGCGCTGCTCATACTGGATGAAGTGCAGACCGGGTTTGGGCGCACGGGGGCCCTCTTTGCGTGCCAGCACTACGACGTCGTGCCCGACATCATGACGCTCGCCAAATCCCTTGGAGGTGGGGTCATGCCGGTGGGCGCGTTCACGGCGCGGCCGCATCTGTGGGAGGCGTTTCGCGAGAACCCGATCCTGCACAGCACCACGTTCGGCGGCAATCCCCTGGCGTGCGCGGCGGGGTGCGCCGCGATCGACGCGGTGCTCGAGGAGCGACTGCCCGAGCGCGCGCTGGAGTTAGGCGCCGGGGCCCTGGGCAGGCTGGCCGATCTCCGGCGGCGTTTTCCCGCGGCGATCGCGGAAGTCCGGGGCAGGGGCTTGCTGATCGGCATCGAATTCGCGCACGAGGATATCGCGGGACTCGTGATCGCCGGTCTGGCGCAGCGCAGAATCATCGCCGCCTATACCATCAACAATCCGCGCGTTATTCGCCTGGAACCCCCGCTGGTCATTGACGCCGAAACGCTGAACCGAGTCATTGATTCGATGAGCGAGGCAATAGAGCACGCGGTCGGTCTGCTGGAAGACGTGCCGTCCGGAGAGTGA
- the rtcA gene encoding RNA 3'-phosphate cyclase — MLTIDGAEGGGQILRTAVSYSAVSGRPVRIVNIRGARPKPGLRPQHLLAVNAAAELCGARVTGADKGSTEIEFTPGRIAPPATWRLDVGTAGSVMLILQALLPCLALADKPVELSIVGGTNNPWAPAFEYLRWVLLPTLERMGFRAGAELDRRGFYPKGGGEVRVTTQPGARIRPIVLRARGALRRMWGISYSSNLPEHIAQRMAGACRDRLERDGFVCDEFDLDTATPGPGPGCGVIAFAEFEHSVIAGDALGERGKPAEKVGREAAQALLRELQSGAAVDAHLGDQLVPWAALADGESVYHAARRTDHLTSAAAVAEQVIGARFEILGDEPAEVRCAGVACAAT; from the coding sequence ATGCTCACGATAGACGGAGCCGAGGGCGGCGGCCAGATCCTGCGCACGGCGGTGAGCTACTCCGCCGTCAGCGGGCGCCCGGTCAGAATCGTCAATATCCGTGGCGCTCGTCCCAAGCCCGGCCTTCGGCCACAGCACCTGCTCGCGGTCAATGCCGCCGCGGAACTCTGCGGCGCGCGCGTCACCGGCGCGGATAAGGGCTCGACGGAAATCGAGTTCACCCCCGGCCGGATCGCGCCGCCGGCGACGTGGCGGCTGGACGTCGGCACGGCCGGCAGCGTGATGCTCATCCTCCAGGCGCTGCTGCCGTGTTTGGCTCTCGCCGACAAGCCGGTTGAGTTGAGCATAGTCGGCGGCACCAATAATCCCTGGGCGCCTGCGTTTGAGTACTTGCGCTGGGTATTGCTGCCGACGCTTGAGCGCATGGGCTTCCGCGCCGGGGCGGAGTTGGACCGTCGCGGTTTCTATCCCAAGGGCGGGGGAGAGGTGCGAGTGACGACGCAGCCGGGCGCGCGTATCAGGCCAATCGTGCTGCGCGCGCGAGGGGCTCTTCGGCGGATGTGGGGGATCAGCTACAGCTCGAACCTCCCGGAGCACATCGCGCAGCGCATGGCGGGCGCCTGTCGCGACCGGCTCGAGCGCGACGGGTTCGTCTGCGACGAGTTCGACCTAGACACGGCAACGCCGGGACCCGGGCCCGGCTGCGGCGTCATTGCATTTGCCGAGTTTGAGCATTCCGTCATCGCCGGCGATGCGTTGGGTGAGCGGGGCAAGCCTGCGGAGAAAGTCGGGCGCGAAGCGGCGCAGGCGTTGCTTCGCGAATTGCAGTCGGGCGCCGCCGTGGACGCGCACCTGGGCGACCAACTCGTGCCGTGGGCGGCGCTCGCGGACGGAGAGAGCGTATACCACGCCGCCCGGAGAACCGACCATCTCACCTCAGCCGCCGCGGTGGCGGAGCAAGTCATCGGCGCACGGTTCGAGATCCTCGGCGACGAGCCGGCTGAGGTGCGGTGCGCCGGAGTCGCGTGCGCGGCGACGTAA